The Candidatus Angelobacter sp. genomic interval CGCACATGGCGACAACCTGGACTTCCGGGCTGGCGAGAATGCCGCCGATTTCCCGGATCGCCTGAGTTCCAAAGCCGACGCAAGCCAGTGTGATCTTCTCGCTCGGGGGCACGAATCCGGGTCCGCCGAGCACATGGCGCGGCACGATGGCAAATGCGCCTGCCGCTACGCTGCTGACGGCTATGAAGCGCCTTCGTGAAACGGATACCGACGCGGACTTGCTCTTTGACCCTGCGCGGTTCAGGGAGAAACGCTTTTGTGGCGGGTTCATTTCCGTCGAGGCTAAGCCGGCAGGAAAGGACGTCAACGACTGATTTTCCTCTTATTATCCAACTTCCTATTTGGGCAGCAGCAGTGAACGGGCGGTCCGCGAAAAAAGTGATCCGGCTCACGCCGGATGCTACAAGCGGGCATGGACGTGCTCGACCACCCCAGCAGCGAAATCGCCAGCGGCCGCAAACTCGGCATAGACGCGACGAAGAAGATTTTCGGCGAAGGCTTCAAACGCCCATGGCCGCCGCTCATCAAGATGGATGAAGCGGTGCGAAACAAAATCGGTGCGATCTACGGCGGATGAAATGGGAGAACATGCGCCCGCCCGCCAGGTTCACGTCAGTTGTTTATTCTCTGGTAACTCTCATCCGAAGTCGTATAAGAGCTTTTGAAGTTCCGATGGAACAGATGCGCGGATACGCTCCGCGCAATCCGGGCGGCTGGACGACTCGTCGGGGCGATTGTTCTGCCAGCCCGGCTCAACCGGATGCCAGCTTCAACTGCACTAACAAGGCGCAGGCCACCTGAAAGTTGAAGGGATGAAAAGAACCTCCAGGTCCGCTCCTAAGACCGCGGTGAAGTCCGCTCCGATCAAGCCGCAGGCAGCGGCGGTTTTTCCCGCGCCTGAATTGCGCAACGCGTTTCCCATCGTCGGCCTCGGCGCGTCGGCTGGCGGACTGGAGGCGCTCGAACTGTTTCTCAAACATGTGCCGGCGAAGAGCGGGCTGGCGTTTGTCATCGTTCAGCATCTCGACCCGACGCACAAGGGGATCATGCCCGAACTGCTCCAACGTGCCACGACCATGAAGGTCATCCAGGTGAAGGATCGCACCAAGGTGCGGCCCGACTGCGTTTATGTGATTCCGCCAAACAAGGACATGTCGCTCCTGCACGGCGTGCTGCATTTGCTTGAGCCGTCCGCGCCGCGCGGCTTGCGGCTGCCCATTGATTTTTTCCTGCGGTCGCTCGCCGAGGACCAGCGCGAGCGCAGCGTGGGCGTCATTCTCTCGGGCATGGGTACGGACGGCACGCTGGGGTTGAAGGCGATCAAGGAACATGCGGGTGTGGTGCTGGTGCAGGAGCCGGCCTCGGCGAAGTTCGACGGCATGCCGCGCAGCGCGATTGACGCCGGACTGGCGGACATCGTGGCCCCGGCGGCGGATTTGCCCGCCCGGTTGGTCGGATATTTGCAGCACGCACCGTTGTTTTCGCGCTCGGAATTGATGGAAGAAAGCGGCGCGCAGAGCCAACTGGAGAAGGTGGTAATCCTGCTCCGCGGCCACACGGGCCACGACTTTTCGCTCTACAAGCGCAACACGCTTTACCGCCGCATCGAGCGGCGCATGGGGCTGCACCAGATTCCGAAGATTGGGACTTATGTCCGGTATCTGCGCGAAAATCCGCAGGAGGTCGAACTGCTTTTCAAGGAATTGCTCATCGGGGTGACCAGTTTCTTCCGGGACGCAGCGGCGTGGGAACAACTGGGCAACGAGGCGTTGCCGTCATTGCTCACGAGCCGGGCGGACGGTCACGCGCTGAGGGCATGGGTGACCGGCTGTTCAACGGGCGAAGAAGCGTACTCGCTGGCCATCGTGTTCAAGGAGGCGCTGAAGCGGATCAAACCGCGCGGAAACTACTCGCTGCAGATCTTTGCCACGGATCTTGATCGCGACGCGGTGGACAAGGCGCGCCAGGGATTTTTTGCGGCCAACATTGCCACCGATATTTCGCCGGAACGATTGGGCCGGTTCTTCGTCAAGGAGGAGCACGGCTATCGGGTTACCAAGGAGGTTCGCGAGATGGTCATCTTCGCGCCGCAGAATCTCATCATGGACCCGCCGTTCACCAAGCTGGACATCCTGAGCTGCCGCAACCTGCTGATTTACCTGGCTCCGGAATTGCAGAAGAAAATTTTGCCACTGTTCCATTACAGCCTGAATCCGGGCGGCGTGCTCTTTCTTGGCAGCGCGGAGAGCGTTGCCGGTTTCACGGATTTGTTTGCGCCACTGCGCGGCAAGTCACGGATCTTTCGCCGGCAGGACTCCGCCCGGCGCGGTGATTTGGTGGAATTTCCGTCGGCGTTCGTGCCCTCGGCGCTGGACGTGACGAAACCCGACCGCGCGTCGATGCCGGCCCCGGCCAGCGTCCAGTCGCTGGCCGAACAATGGCTGCTGCAAAACCAATCGCCCGCCGCCGTACTCGTCAACGACCAGGGCGACATACTGTTCATCAGCGGACGCACTGGACGTTATCTCGAACCCGCCGCCGGCAAGGCGAACTGGAATGTGTTCGTGATGGCGCGCGAAGG includes:
- a CDS encoding chemotaxis protein CheB; the protein is MKRTSRSAPKTAVKSAPIKPQAAAVFPAPELRNAFPIVGLGASAGGLEALELFLKHVPAKSGLAFVIVQHLDPTHKGIMPELLQRATTMKVIQVKDRTKVRPDCVYVIPPNKDMSLLHGVLHLLEPSAPRGLRLPIDFFLRSLAEDQRERSVGVILSGMGTDGTLGLKAIKEHAGVVLVQEPASAKFDGMPRSAIDAGLADIVAPAADLPARLVGYLQHAPLFSRSELMEESGAQSQLEKVVILLRGHTGHDFSLYKRNTLYRRIERRMGLHQIPKIGTYVRYLRENPQEVELLFKELLIGVTSFFRDAAAWEQLGNEALPSLLTSRADGHALRAWVTGCSTGEEAYSLAIVFKEALKRIKPRGNYSLQIFATDLDRDAVDKARQGFFAANIATDISPERLGRFFVKEEHGYRVTKEVREMVIFAPQNLIMDPPFTKLDILSCRNLLIYLAPELQKKILPLFHYSLNPGGVLFLGSAESVAGFTDLFAPLRGKSRIFRRQDSARRGDLVEFPSAFVPSALDVTKPDRASMPAPASVQSLAEQWLLQNQSPAAVLVNDQGDILFISGRTGRYLEPAAGKANWNVFVMAREGLRYELTSAFQKARRQKAPVIVRQVIAPANGGAHFVDLTVKIFDEPETLRGLAMIVFTEVAGSTAQPKGRAGKTAPRTGRIRELQEELRREREEVQSTREEMQTSQEELKSMNEELQSTNEELQSTNEELTTSKEEMQSLNEELQTVNAELQAKVDELSAASNDMKNLLNSTDIATLFLDSELCVRRFTPPTSRIIKLIPVDAGRPITDIASELDYIDLAEDAREVL